One window of Lolium rigidum isolate FL_2022 unplaced genomic scaffold, APGP_CSIRO_Lrig_0.1 contig_65692_1, whole genome shotgun sequence genomic DNA carries:
- the LOC124682020 gene encoding casein kinase 1-like protein HD16 yields the protein MPQLRSSTRLALLRSRKLEDQQPAQPPVAKPVLPAPRKRIPVPAVRGRYAAGGGGRRGPSRPAIKDQYFQDPPKAVSARTLVSEAKDPASNKVADCSQKKAKLAEGLAGKGLRMDGESAEKLVGAEDDSTTSPIPERVHVGNSPVYLTERKLGKGGFGQVYVGRRLSGGTARTGPDAYEVALKFEHRSSKGCNYAPPYEWQVYQNLNGCYGVPSVHYKGRQGDYYILVMDILGPSLWDVWNSLGQAMPPHMAACIAVEAISILEKFHSKGFVHGDVKPENFLLGLPGSPEEKKLFLVDLGLASKWKDSSGHHVDYDQKPDIFRGTIRYASAHAHLGRTGSRRDDLESLAYTLIFLIKGRLPWQGYQGDTKSFLVCKKKMATSPDMLCSFCPAPFKEFFDNVANMKFDEEPKYAKLISLFDGLIESPASRPIRIDGALKVGQKRGRLHVNHEEDEQPKKKVRLGHPASQWISVYNARRPMKQRYHYNVADNRLQQHIQKGNEDGLFISSVASSANLWALIMDAGTGFSSQVYELSPVFLHKDWIMDQWEKSFYITAVAGASNGSSLVVMSKGTAYTQQSYKVSESFPFKWISKKWKEGFHVTSMATAGNRWGVVMSRNSGYSEQVVELDFLYPSEGIHRRWEHGYRITSSAATIDQAAFILSKPKRKPVDETQETLRTTAFPSNHVKDKWAKNLYIASICYGRSVS from the exons ATGCCACAGCTGCGAAGCAGTACTCGCCTAGCGCTGCTGAGGTCCAGGAAGCTTGAAGATCAACAGCCAGCACAGCCTCCGGTTGCGAAACCGGTGTTACCTGCTCCACGGAAGCGCATTCCCGTCCCTGCTGTAAGGGGCAGATACGCTGCTGGTGGCGGTGGGAGAAGAGGGCCATCAAGGCCTGCAATTAAGGACCAGTATTTTCAAGACCCGCCCAAAGCTGTCTCTGCACGCACGCTTGTTTCGGAAGCCAAGGACCCTGCTTCGAATAAGGTTGCTGACTGCAGTCAAAAGAAAGCCAAGCTTGCTGAGGGTCTCGCGGGTAAAGGTTTGAGAATGGATGGTGAAAGTGCGGAGAAGCTTGTAGGGGCTGAGGATGATTCAACAACATCACCGATTCCTGAGAGG GTTCACGTAGGTAATTCTCCAGTATATCTAACTGAAAGGAAACTAGGTAAAGGTGGCTTTGGTCAAGTCTACGTTGGTAGAAGATTATCAGGTGGGACAGCCCGCACTGGTCCTGATGCCTATGAG GTTGCGTTGAAGTTTGAGCACCGGAGCAGTAAAGGGTGCAATTATGCCCCTCCATATGAGTGGCAAGTTTATCA GAATCTCAATGGCTGCTATGGCGTACCTTCGGTCCACTACAAGGGTCGTCAGGGCGACTACTATATCCTT GTAATGGATATCCTTGGCCCTAGTCTTTGGGATGTATGGAATTCACTGGGGCAAGC GATGCCTCCACATATGGCAGCATGCATTGCTGTAGAGGCCATATCAATTCTTGAGAAGTTTCATTCCAAAGG GTTTGTTCATGGCGATGTAAAGCCGGAGAACTTTCTGCTTGGTCTTCCTGGATCACCTGAGGAGAAAAAGCTTTTCCTTGTTGATCTTGGTTTAG CATCAAAGTGGAAAGATTCCTCAGGTCACCATGTTGATTATGATCAAAAGCCTGATATATTCAG gGGAACAATTAGATATGCAAGTGCACATGCCCATTTAGGTCGTACAGGTAGTAGGAGGGATGATTTAGAGTCACTGGCCTACACCCTTATATTTCTAATAAAAGGAAGATTGCCTTGGCAAGGCTACCAG GGAGATACCAAGAGTTTTCTTGTTTGCAAGAAGAAAATGGCTACTTCTCCAGACATGCTATGTAGTTTCTGTCCAGCTCCATTCAAAGAATTTTTTGACAATGTTGCAAATATGAAATTTGATGAAGAACCAAAGTACGCCAAACTTATTTCTCTGTTTGATGGTTTGATTGAATCGCCCGCATCAAGGCCAATCAGAATTGATGGGGCTCTTAAG GTGGGGCAAAAGCGTGGAAGATTGCATGTCAACCATGAAGAAGATGAGCAGCCTAAGAAGAAAGTTAGATTAGGGCATCCAGCATCACAATGGATTTCAGTTTACAATGCGAGGCGGCCTATGAAGCAAAG GTACCATTACAATGTGGCTGACAACAGGCTTCAGCAACATATACAAAAGGGTAATGAGGATGGCCTATTCATTAGTTCTGTGGCTTCTTCAGCAAATCTTTGGGCTCTCATTATGGATGCAGGAACTGGGTTCAGTTCCCAAGTTTATGAACTCTCACCGGTTTTCCTACACAAG GACTGGATAATGGACCAGTGGGAGAAAAGTTTCTACATAACAGCAGTAGCTGGAGCATCCAATGGAAGTTCATTAGTTGTAATGTCCAAAG GAACTGCATACACTCAACAGTCATACAAGGTTAGCGAATCATTCCCCTTCAAGTGGATCAGCAAAAAGTGGAAAGAAGGTTTTCATGTAACGTCTATGGCCACAGCTGGAAATCGCTGGGGAGTAGTCATGTCAAGGAACTCGGGCTATTCTGAACAG GTTGTAGAGCTGGATTTCCTGTATCCAAGTGAAGGCATCCATCGGCGATGGGAGCATGGTTACAGAATAACTTCTTCAGCAGCCACCATCGACCAAGCCGCTTTTATCCTTAGCAAGCCGAAAAGGAAACCAGTAGATGAGACACAAGAAACTCTACGGACCACAGCCTTCCCCAGCAACCATGTAAAG GATAAATGGGCGAAGAACCTGTACATTGCCTCGATCTGCTACGGCCGAAGTGTCAGTTGA